Within Leptospira dzoumogneensis, the genomic segment GAGAGAAACTTCCCCCCTTTGCAATCGTTACTAGTTTTCATGTGATGCATCTTGGTGGGGCGCCTAAAGAAGATATTTATACCCAGGCTTCTCAAGGAAAAACTATGTCCGTTTATACCAAGAGAGCTTACTTTTCTTCTAGAGTAATTCCTCTGGATTCTCTTACTGTCTTAGAAGATGCAGTGATGGACTTCACCGCCAAAAAGTACCAAGAGTCCGACTTCATGGTACAGATCTCCACGGATACATTCGAAGGAGTTAGACATACATATTCCGAAATTTTTGACGAGGTGGATTATTCTAAGCAGGTAAGCTTTATCCATGAGTCTTTGGGGATTACACCTGCAGACTGGACTCTAGGAAAAATATTCGCTCCTTTAGCGGTGGAATACCTGACCTTGACCGCCAGGTTTCTGGATACTTCTCTAGACAGGATCGCAAAGGATTTTAATTCATTTCACCAAGTTGTTGATCTTTTGTTAAGACCAGGCAGCATGACCTTAGAAGAATCTGCCCGAAATTCATTCTTCGCGTGGCTCCGATCTCATAAGTCGGAGAGGATCATTTCCCCTTCAGGAAACATGACCTGGAAAATTTTGAGGGCAGAAAGGACATAAGCCCGAACATGGAATCCTTAGCACCTCCCATAGATTTCCCTCTTGAAGAAGTGAAGAAGAGAGTGAAATCAGTCCAATCCGTATCCGGGCTTATACTGGAATCCGCTCGTAAACTCCAAAAGGAGATCCGAGTTTTCGGGATCGTAAGCGACTCCGAAGAAAAAGACCGAATTCATAAAGCGGACGAATTGATGGGAAAATTCCTGATCGATTTTATCCGACAAAACTTTCCAAACGACTCAATCATCTCGGAAGATTATTTCAAACATGACGGAAGTAATTCCTTCCGCTGGGTTTTGGACCCGATCGATGGATCCATGAACTTTGTAAGAGGGATCCCCCTTTATTGTGTGTCGGTGGGTTTAGAACATAGAGAAACTCCGGTTGCTGGAGTTGTATTCGCACCCGAGCTGGACACACGATATTCTGCAATCTTAAGCCAAGGTGCATTCAAGAACGGACTCAGAATCGACGTCTCTAACACCGATGCACTCGCAAGATCTCTTTTGGTATCCAGTTTTCCTACAAACAGAAAGGAAATTTTAAACGAGGTAATCTCGGACATCACCGCATTTATCAGCTGCGGTAGATCCATGAGAAGAACGGGATCTTTCGTTTTAGATACTTGTTGGGTGGCAGAAGGTGTGCTCGACGGGATCTGGGAGAAGGGCGTAAAACTCTGGGATACAGTCGCAAGTTCGGTGATTCTAACGGAGGCCGGCGGGAAACTCACCGACTTTCAAGGAAAACACTTCTTATCCGGCCAGGCAGAAGTAGTAGCTTCCAATGGAAGGATCCATAAGCAGATCATCGACATTCTTCGAAATGTTCGACTCTCCATCGGAAGAAATTAATTTTTTGTGAAACATGCGGCCGCCGCGAAGTATAGCAGCGGCCTATTAAAGATCTTATTGTTTTAAAAACTCTTCTAAAGATTTTATTTGAGCTTCCGTAAAATTAAAACGGGTCATTGCAGTACTTTGGCGTTTAGGAACATATCCTGGGGGATATTCTCCTCTCATTCTAGCTTCCAATAATTCATAAGAAGAATTTGCCACAGAAGGTCCGACAGCTCCATCCAGTTTTGGATTTGCATTATGACAAGCTAGGCAGTTCGCCATGTACAATCCTCTACCGGCTTCCGCTTCCGGAGAAAGCGGTTTGGATTCTTTACATAAAGAGAATACTGCCGCGAAAAATACTAAGAGTAGAAAGCTAAAAAAAGAAAGGCGGTGATTACCGCCTTTCTCGCTTCCACTCCGATCGATTTGGAATGGATTCATTCAATATTCCTTAAGCAGTTAAAAGAACTTCCATCAGAACATAAGTAACTAAAGCAAAGATCACTCCGCTAGTAATTACACCTTTTACGGTTTTGATCGGTTTAACTGTAGATCCGTTTTGGTCTGCGGTTAAAGCATTCACTTCGAAGATCACGATCAAAAGTACCATAATTCCTAGAAAAACTCTCAACTTCTCCGGGCTATAATTAATAGGAAGGTTACGAGCCGCTCCCATCGCAAATAACATCGGAATAGAGAAGAAAGTGTTAGTTCTAGAAGCTACGAAAGCGCGGTTTGCATTAGGAGCAGGATCCACAGTGGTCTCTCCTTTAGCTTTTGCGATCACAACTTTTTGATTCGGCCAGATAACGAACCAAACGTTCGCCCACATTGCCGTTCCGAAAAGTGCACCTACTAGAATTACTACTACCCATTGGGAGTTATGCGGAATACCTTGAGCACCGAGTGCGATAACGATCATCGCAATACCGGATAAGAAGGTAAACATTGCGCCCCAACGGAACCACCATAATGCGCGTGGAACTAATTTCTGAGTTGCGTTCTTCTTTGTATCCGCATCGGTTTCGTTGAAGAAAGGACCTTGTACAAAGTTGAAGTAGTACAACATTCCGATCCAGGTTACCCCGGATAAAAAGTGAATGTACTTAACTAAGTAATAAAGCCCGTTCGTGGTGGTAAACAGGGTTAATTCCATGATTCCTCCGAACACAGTTCTAAAAATATTATTCGGTCGTTAACCGAATCCGATTAGGATTATTTGCGAAAGAGGCCAAGTCAAGCAGTTTTGGAAAGTTTCTAAATTGGTTTTACTAACTTCAAGTTTACTTGAAGTTTTGAGGATCATCTACCTCTTAAATCTAATACTATATTTTTTCCTAGCTCGGTGAAAAAAGAAGGCTCATCATCTTCGTCACTCGACTTGAAAGGAAGAAAACGATCCCTAAAAATTTCAGACCTTGTAGTGAGTACAACCTTAGTCTTGTTCCCGTTACGCTTGGTTTTGTTTTCGAAACTTGTTCCTCCTTTTCCGTCGGAACCTTCTACCAAAAGTTTAAAACTTCCTTCGGCATATTCATCCATATTTCCAGGAATGAAGAAGTTTACCGCACCAGGAGGAAAAATGGAGAGAAATCTACCACCTATAGTAGTTTCCGGAATTTTAGTATAAGATCCAGTGACAGTATCCGTGTTCCCGGAACGACTGAATTTAAGAGTATATCCTAACCCTCTGACATCGATCTTTAATCCGAAAATATTGATGAACATATATGTCCTTAGATGCAAAGTTTTTGGGAAAGCCCAATAACCTTTGGGAGAATTCGGAATTCCTAATATGATCTTTCTGCCTTCATTATAAAATTCCCAACCCTTAGTAAAACCTCCCGGTTGAAATAACTGAAATCTAAAAGAAACCTGACCTAATCGTTTATTCCATTTTTTATAAGCGATCGGGAATTGTTCCTTCATTCTTTCTGAAAGTGTATACATCAGAAAGAGTTCTCCATTCTCTTTTTTAATCTCACAATCGAATTGATGGCATAAAAATTTTTGAAGAGAAGAATGTTCCAAAACCTGATCCGGTTCAGACCTGCGAAGATGTTCCACAGTCTCTTCTATCATTGGGAATACATCGAACACACTTACTTCAGGAGAGATCATCTCGACAGTTCTAGTGATCTTATAAGTCGGCTTACTATGAAACTCCGTAGGTTCCGTTTTTACAAAGACGGAATAGGGACTTTCCGGAAAAACAGAAAGGGGAGAATCTGATAATTCTTTTCTGAAACGACCGCCATTCTCACTCAAGCGAAAGGAAAGAGCAAGATACCCGTCCTTCTTGTAAAACTTCTCCTCTGAATCCGCTTCCGGATTTCCGTATAAAATCCCGCGAACTGGATCGTCTTTGAATTCTGTTTGGATAAAGTCTTGGTATTTAAAATATCTTTCAAAGTAATCCGCAGCATGCGGATTTTTTCTCACACAGCCAATAAATGGAAGAAGTAGAAACAGCGAAATGTAGGATGAAAAAACTTTTTTGCTCATTTCATTTTCCGTTCCGGATCAGTTTATAAAGCTCGGAAACTTTCGTATCATCCACGGATCCAAAATATTCTTTATGGATCAGCACACCTTTGGGGGAATATACTCTTAAAAAAGACTTTCCTTCCGCTAAGCCGTTGGACAGGATCCCTTTCTTATCCAACAAAATACTTTCATAATCTTTCTCCTTTTCTTGGAGAATATAATCAAAAACTGCAGAAGGTGCGTTTTTCAAATTCAGATATGCGGAGAAGATAACATGGTCTTCTTCTTTCAATAATGTCTGCATCTTCCAGTAGATCTTACGTCCATGCTTTCTGCATAGGACTACGTCTTTAAAGCCACAACCGAGTAAAAAGTAAGTATTTCCTTTTGCGGTCTTAGAATTAAAAACTTTTCCTTTTTGGTCTGCCAATTTGAAATCCGGAAGTTTCTCATTTTCGTCCGCGTTCAATCCGAAAACAGAGAGAAGTAAAACAACTGATACGGTCCGGATCTTATACTTCATTTTTTAGAATTTCCTATTTGAATGAGGTTAAATTCGGATTACAAAACCGAGCAAATAATCAGACAGGAGAAGATTTTATACGTTCCCCAAATTTTAGAAGGACGGATTGGAATTGGAAATTATTTTCTGTGGAGCCTGAAAATCCCGTCCCAATCTCCTGGAGGATCCTGGCCTAAGATCATTTTGGTTCTTTTAGCGTACAATTTTACGATATTGTCCGTTGGCTTCTCTTTATATAATTCCTTAAAGATAGAGAATGCATTCTTGAACTGACCGGCTTTATAAAGAGCAATCCCTTCGTTCAGTTTCATTTTAGAGCCTTCTTTCCAATCTACCGATTCAGGTTCATCTGCTTGGAAAACTTCATACAAGATAACCGGCTGAGTTTTGCCTTTCACGATCACCGTATCGATCTCTCTTGCCATTACATCAGAAAGTAAGTTCAACCTTAAGAAAGTATGATGAGTTACTAGAATTTTACTCTTATAAAAACCGGAAAGACTTTGGACACGAGAAGATAAGTTAACCGTATCACCTACAACAGTAGTATCAATTCTTCTTTCGCTACCTACCGTTCCTAAGATCAAAGGCCCGGTGTTCACTCCGATTCCCAGGTCCGCGCCGATACCGATCCCATCGTTTAGAGATTCCACGTAACGAACCATATCTATTGCGGACTGAAGAGCGTTGTCCGCAGAGTTGAAATTCTCCTTCTCCGCTCTATCGCTATGATCGGAGAAGAGCGCCATGATCGCATCTCCGATATACTTATCTACGAAACCTGCATTCTTAAATATAATATCTTCAAATGCGGAGAAGTACCTATTCAGATATTTTATATTCTCATCCGGACTCAATTTTTCGGAGACGGAAGTATAACCCCTAAGATCCGCGAAAAATACGGACATTGTCTTTTCTTTAGAGTCGCCTATCTTGATCTCCACCGGACTTTCTCTATCTAAGATAGAAATAAATTCGGAAGGAACGAATCTGTAGAATGCGTCTCTTTGTTTTGAGATCTCCAAGTTCAGAGCCTGAGATTGTTTATACAGACTCACATATCTGGAAACCAAAAGACTGATAATCACAAGAATGAATACTGAGAAAGAGATCTTAAAGAAAGGATAATGGAATCCGGCGATCTTAGTCATCGCATCGATGGTATCCCAAAGACCGAAAAGACCGCATACTCCGATACCGACTGCAAGCTTAACCGAATCGGGCTTTTTCAAACGGATCGCATTCGCGGAGAAGAAGATCACATACAAGAGCATCAAAAACAGAAGCACTTGGAAAACAGTCAGGTTCGGAAGAACGTATTTATAAGGCAGAGCCCAATTCGTTATGAACAAGATCCCGCTTAAAACACAAAATGTGCGAATGATCCAAAACTTTCCTTCCTTTTGGTAGAAGAAGTCTTTCGCAAAAAGCATAAAGACAGGGACCATAGGAATGAGTGCTGAAATTTCTCCCCTAAAGAAAAATTCAGTATCAGGACCACCTGGGAAGTTTATAAATTTATTATATATATGGAAGGTTGTGAAATAGAAATATACGGAAGAAAATAGGGAAAAAAGACCGAAATACAGATAATAAATATCCTGCTTTCTGGTCACAAAGAACAGAACATGATAAAAACCGAATATAAAATAGATACCAAAAAGGAATATATCGAAGTATTCCGAAGAAGAATTATATATTTCTTCTAGAGAAGAGATCCTAAAATTTTTAGGATGATAGAATCCGAAATGGTCGTTTGCTTTTATAGGATTGCTATCTGCCATTCCCATAAAACGGATCTTTAGATCGTTTTTTCCCTGCTTTAAAATTCCATGAGAAAGCGGAATGATCAGGCCTTTTACGGAACGATTTTTAGTAAGCTGCCCGTCTGTAGGTTCGTACCATTCTTCTCTTACTAAAATTCCATTCAGGAAAATTTTCCAGTTTTCTCCAATATCCGAAATATAGAGACCTGCAGGGATCTTAAGTAAGTCGTCCGATTTATCTAAATTGAATTCGGTTTTGATCTCTACTTGATGTAGACCCGAATCCATTGGGATCTGGAAAAGACTATTGAATGTCCAAGGTAAATTAGGAAGAGGAGTCCAATCTTCGGAAGCAGATTCTTGTTTTTTATTTTTTGTCTCTGCTTTCTTTTCGTTAGGAGTTTCGGTTATAAGTCTTCCGGTCCATTCTAGTTCCGAAAAATCTATCTTTCTAACAGGTTTAGTATCGGAAATACAACCGAACTGTGAAACCAATAAGGTTACACAGATCCAGAATACAAATCGCTTGTGAGATATATGGTCCAGGTCCGGACCTCACATAACGAGTTCGTCTTCGCCAGCACGTGCGACTACGATGTCTCCGGATTCTTCCAGCTTACGTATAATATTAACGATTTTTTGCTGAGCGTCTTCCACGTCTTTAATACGAATAGGTCCCATGAAATCCATATCCTCTCGGAGCAGGTTCGCGGCACGTTTGGACATGTTCTTGAAGATCTTTTCTTGAACTTCCGTATCCACTGACTTGAGAGCTTTTGCAAGATCCGAGTTGTCCACTTCTCTCAATACTTTTTGGATCGCACGGTCGTCGAGTAGTACGATATCCTCGAATACGAACATCCTCTTCTTGATCTCTTCCGCGAGTTCCGGATCTTCTTCTTCCAAAGCTTCGATGATCGTCTTCTCAGTTCCCCTGTCCACAAGGTTCAAAATTTCAACCACTGAATCGATACCACCGGCAGAGGTATAATCCTCACTCGCCAATGTGGAAAGTTTTCTTTCTAATACCCTCTCCACTTCTCGAAGAACGTCCGGAGAAACCCGGTCCATTGTAGCGATCCTTTTAGCAACTTCCGCTTGGATCGTATGCGGTAATCCTGACAGAATGCTGGATGCCTTCTGAGGATCTAAATAAGATAAAATTAATGCGATTGTCTGAGGGTGCTCGTTCTGGATAAAGTTTAATAAGTGCTGAGGGTCGGTTCTACGAATAAAGTCGAAAGGACGGACCTGCAAACTCGAAGTAAGCCGATTGATAATATCGATCGCTTTTTGATTACCTAGCGCTTTCTCTAATAGTCCCCTCGCAAAGTCGATACCTCCGTTCGAGATGAATTCCTGAGCCATCATAAGCTCGTTGAATTCTACTAGAACCTTCTCCTTATCCTCCGGAGTGATCTTATCTAAACGTGCGATCTCGAACGTGATCTGTTCGATCTCGTCTTCACGTAGATGTTTGAAAATTTCCGAAGATACGTCGGACCCTACGGCGATTAGAAAAATGGCCGCTTTTTGTCTTCCGGTTAGAGAGGTCTTTTTATTCAGCACTTTGAGCGCGTCCTAAAGAATACTATCGGCAAAACTTTCCATTTTCAAGGTAAAGTTTTTTTGTCGGTTCCGGCTTGCAAAGACGACATAAATTCCGAATTTGGGAAGGGAAAGCTTTGTAGGAGATCCAACCGTGAAGTTAAAAGTTTACGAATACAAAAACTGCAGCACATGCAGGAACGCCCTAAAATTCCTGGAAGGTAAAAAAGTCGACTTCGACAAGAAGGCAATCCGGGAAACCCCGCCTACAAAGG encodes:
- a CDS encoding LIC_10030 family protein codes for the protein MKLNEVKELNKLLRNHSNGRNKGNSVYVDNLHTSFVEFEEKFILPSTSVFEIEFSAAEDFLKSILQLAPELVADSLVLPEPRPKRDIDRLFLIKPFYTEGEMFRENSPEVWREKLPPFAIVTSFHVMHLGGAPKEDIYTQASQGKTMSVYTKRAYFSSRVIPLDSLTVLEDAVMDFTAKKYQESDFMVQISTDTFEGVRHTYSEIFDEVDYSKQVSFIHESLGITPADWTLGKIFAPLAVEYLTLTARFLDTSLDRIAKDFNSFHQVVDLLLRPGSMTLEESARNSFFAWLRSHKSERIISPSGNMTWKILRAERT
- a CDS encoding inositol monophosphatase family protein, with translation MESLAPPIDFPLEEVKKRVKSVQSVSGLILESARKLQKEIRVFGIVSDSEEKDRIHKADELMGKFLIDFIRQNFPNDSIISEDYFKHDGSNSFRWVLDPIDGSMNFVRGIPLYCVSVGLEHRETPVAGVVFAPELDTRYSAILSQGAFKNGLRIDVSNTDALARSLLVSSFPTNRKEILNEVISDITAFISCGRSMRRTGSFVLDTCWVAEGVLDGIWEKGVKLWDTVASSVILTEAGGKLTDFQGKHFLSGQAEVVASNGRIHKQIIDILRNVRLSIGRN
- a CDS encoding c-type cytochrome, with translation MNPFQIDRSGSEKGGNHRLSFFSFLLLVFFAAVFSLCKESKPLSPEAEAGRGLYMANCLACHNANPKLDGAVGPSVANSSYELLEARMRGEYPPGYVPKRQSTAMTRFNFTEAQIKSLEEFLKQ
- a CDS encoding urate hydroxylase PuuD, with the translated sequence MELTLFTTTNGLYYLVKYIHFLSGVTWIGMLYYFNFVQGPFFNETDADTKKNATQKLVPRALWWFRWGAMFTFLSGIAMIVIALGAQGIPHNSQWVVVILVGALFGTAMWANVWFVIWPNQKVVIAKAKGETTVDPAPNANRAFVASRTNTFFSIPMLFAMGAARNLPINYSPEKLRVFLGIMVLLIVIFEVNALTADQNGSTVKPIKTVKGVITSGVIFALVTYVLMEVLLTA
- a CDS encoding LIC10025 family lipoprotein; this translates as MSKKVFSSYISLFLLLPFIGCVRKNPHAADYFERYFKYQDFIQTEFKDDPVRGILYGNPEADSEEKFYKKDGYLALSFRLSENGGRFRKELSDSPLSVFPESPYSVFVKTEPTEFHSKPTYKITRTVEMISPEVSVFDVFPMIEETVEHLRRSEPDQVLEHSSLQKFLCHQFDCEIKKENGELFLMYTLSERMKEQFPIAYKKWNKRLGQVSFRFQLFQPGGFTKGWEFYNEGRKIILGIPNSPKGYWAFPKTLHLRTYMFINIFGLKIDVRGLGYTLKFSRSGNTDTVTGSYTKIPETTIGGRFLSIFPPGAVNFFIPGNMDEYAEGSFKLLVEGSDGKGGTSFENKTKRNGNKTKVVLTTRSEIFRDRFLPFKSSDEDDEPSFFTELGKNIVLDLRGR
- a CDS encoding adenylate/guanylate cyclase domain-containing protein, which gives rise to MDSGLHQVEIKTEFNLDKSDDLLKIPAGLYISDIGENWKIFLNGILVREEWYEPTDGQLTKNRSVKGLIIPLSHGILKQGKNDLKIRFMGMADSNPIKANDHFGFYHPKNFRISSLEEIYNSSSEYFDIFLFGIYFIFGFYHVLFFVTRKQDIYYLYFGLFSLFSSVYFYFTTFHIYNKFINFPGGPDTEFFFRGEISALIPMVPVFMLFAKDFFYQKEGKFWIIRTFCVLSGILFITNWALPYKYVLPNLTVFQVLLFLMLLYVIFFSANAIRLKKPDSVKLAVGIGVCGLFGLWDTIDAMTKIAGFHYPFFKISFSVFILVIISLLVSRYVSLYKQSQALNLEISKQRDAFYRFVPSEFISILDRESPVEIKIGDSKEKTMSVFFADLRGYTSVSEKLSPDENIKYLNRYFSAFEDIIFKNAGFVDKYIGDAIMALFSDHSDRAEKENFNSADNALQSAIDMVRYVESLNDGIGIGADLGIGVNTGPLILGTVGSERRIDTTVVGDTVNLSSRVQSLSGFYKSKILVTHHTFLRLNLLSDVMAREIDTVIVKGKTQPVILYEVFQADEPESVDWKEGSKMKLNEGIALYKAGQFKNAFSIFKELYKEKPTDNIVKLYAKRTKMILGQDPPGDWDGIFRLHRK
- the fliG gene encoding flagellar motor switch protein FliG produces the protein MLNKKTSLTGRQKAAIFLIAVGSDVSSEIFKHLREDEIEQITFEIARLDKITPEDKEKVLVEFNELMMAQEFISNGGIDFARGLLEKALGNQKAIDIINRLTSSLQVRPFDFIRRTDPQHLLNFIQNEHPQTIALILSYLDPQKASSILSGLPHTIQAEVAKRIATMDRVSPDVLREVERVLERKLSTLASEDYTSAGGIDSVVEILNLVDRGTEKTIIEALEEEDPELAEEIKKRMFVFEDIVLLDDRAIQKVLREVDNSDLAKALKSVDTEVQEKIFKNMSKRAANLLREDMDFMGPIRIKDVEDAQQKIVNIIRKLEESGDIVVARAGEDELVM